The Pantoea vagans genome contains the following window.
AAAGTGAATCCGCACATCAGTTCCGTGGTTGAGATGTTTGATGATGCCATCGCCCATCCTGCCGACAATACGAACCTTGATGGCCCGTTTTGCGGCGTGCCAATGTTGATCAAAGATCTTGGCCCCACGCTGAAAGGGCGGCTGCAAGAGCAGGGCTCGAAATTTATGCAGGGCAACCGCGCAACTGAGGATGCGTTTCTCACCGAAAAAATTCGTGCCGCAGGGTTGAACCTGATTGGCCGCTCAGCAACGCCTGAGTTTGGTGTGGCGGGGTCGGCAGAAAATCCCGATATCTATGTTGTTCGTAACCCGTGGAATACCGATTACACCACCTTTGGTTCCTCGGCGGGAGCGGCGTCATCCGTGGCGGCAGGTGTGTTGCCGTTAGCGCATGCGACTGACGGCGGGGGATCGATTCGCATTCCGGCAGGTTCACATGGCTTGATTGGTTTGAAAAGCACGCGCGGGGTGTTTTCCATCGCGCCGGGTCTGTCAGATATAACTGGCTATGTGTCGACACAGGGCTGCGTAAGCCGCTCGGTGCGTGACTCCGCGCTGTTTATTGACCGCTGCCGTGGCGGCGCGCCCGGTGAGTTTATGCCTTACTGGCAGCCCGATATCCCTTATGGTGACCTGATTCAGCGCGATCCCGCCCCGCTGAAAATTGCCGTCTCACATCAGTGGGGCGATTATCATGCTGCTCCACACTTTGTGCAGCAGTTAGAACAAACGGTGCGGCTATTGCAGGAGCTAGGGCATCAGGTGGAGTGGGTGACGCCTGACATCGATTTTGCCGCTGCATTTGAGGCGCAAACGACCTGCTATATCAGCAACTTCGCAGAATCTATTCAGCGTTTGCTGGAGAAAAGAGGTCTGCAAGCCCCGCCAGAGGATCAGTTTGAGCCCATCAACATCAAAATCTGGCAGAAAGGGCGCGAGATGTCCTACCACCAGCGCTGGCTGATGCAGGATGTGTTCAACACCACATCACGCAAACTTGGCCAGTTTTATCAGGAGTGGGACATGATTTTGACCCCTACTTTCTCCGGCCCCACACCTTTGCTGGGAGACAAACGTTATCTGACTCTGAGTGACAACCCAGATGTTCTGGACTGGTTTTATGGCTTATGGGAATTGTTCTCCTACACACCGTTGGCCAGCTTGACGGGCACGCCGGGTATCTCGATTCCTTTGGCCTGGCAGGAATCCGGTATTCCTCTTGGCATGCATTTCCAGACGCGTCAGGAAAATGATGGCGCACTGTTGCAGTTGGCGGCACAGCTTGAACGTGCTGTGGGCGGACGCTTCAATCGCCAGTCCATTCCCGCTGTTTCTGTTTTACGTTGAGCCTGTCCTCCGTGTTTAACCCGTCGCTGGCCGTGGCAGTCGAAGCATTGTGCTATGCTGCCGCAGACAAATGTTGCGCATGCCAAGCTGGGTATAGCTCTGAGGACAGGAATTTTGAAAATCACGCTGGAAGAGTTACGCGCCTGGGTGGCGGTGGTGGATACGGGATCGATCACCGCAGCCGCCGATCATCTCGAACAAACCAGTTCTGGCATCAGTCGGGCGCTCAGCCGCCTGGAATCCAAGCTGCAAACCACCTTACTGCATCGCACCACCCGGCGGCTGGCGCTGACTGAGGAGGGGCTGATCTTCCTCGATCATGCGCGGCAGATCCTCTCATCGGTGGAGCTGGCAGAAGAGCAGATTGCCCAACGCCGCGATATCCCTTCTGGCCGCTTGCGGGTGAATGCTAACGCTCCCTTTATGCTGCATGTGATTGTGCCGCTGGTGGCGGAGTTTCGGCAGCGTTTTCCGCAAATCCAGTTGGAGTTAAACACTGACGACATCATGATCGATCTGCTGGAACAGCAGACCGATATTGCGATTCGCGTTGGGGAACTGCGTGATTCGACGCTGCGCGCCCGCGTGCTGGGCAGCAGTGCGACGCGTTTAGTGGCCAGCCCAGGTTATCTGCAACATCACGGCACGCCGGTCAATGTGGAGGCACTGTCTGCCCACCAGCGGCTCGGTTTTAGTCAGTTAGATGCGCACAATGTCTGGCCGGTGTGGCAGCGGGAGGGGGAGTTTTTACAGGTCAAACCCACGCTGTTAGCTTCCAGCGGAGAGACGCTGAGACAACTGGCGTTAGCGGGGCAGGGCATTGCGCGCTTATCCGATTTTGTCACCCGTGAGGATCGTGCGCGCGGTGATTTGGTGCAGGTACTGGAGAGTGACACGCGTGAGTTGCGTCTGCCGATCCATGCGGTGTATTACCGTAATCAGTCTCTCACTTCACGCATTACCTGTTTTCTTGATTTTCTGCGCGAGAAGATTGAGCAAAACCAACTGCTGTAATAAAAAAGCCTCTGCCAGGGCAGAGGCGCGAGCGGATCAGCGAACCGGCTCCAGCACCAGGATCTTCACATCCACCACATCATCTTTAATCAGGGCGCGATGCGCATCCATATGCGGCATCTGTTGATGTTGCTCCAGATGGCGCAACGATTCCCACTGTTCCAGCATAAAGATCGAGTCCGGTGAATTGTGCTTCCACGGCACCTGCGCCTGGTGATCGACCAGCGCATCGTACTGATGGCAACCTTCCTCTTCCAGCACGGTAGGGATCAGTTTGTTGATGGCTTCCAGCACCACATGACGACGGCCTGGCTTGATACAAATCTCTGCAACGACAGTTAACATAGTGCTTCCTCTTTTCCCGGTGTGCTTAAAGTTAAGCAAAGATTTGGCTGAGATGAGTCCGATAACGCTCAATATCGCGTGGCACGTCTGGCATTTTGATCACATCGTTACAGATAAAGGTGGGCAGGCCTTCCATACCGAGGAACTGATTGGCTTTGTGGAAGTGCAGGTACAGGCCGTCAACGCCGACACCTTCAAAGAACTGCTCGGGATCGGTAAAGGCTTCCAGCGGGGCGTTCCAGGTCAGCGACAGCATATATTTTTTGCCCTGAATCAGGCCGCCTGAGCCGTATTTTTTACTGGCATCGCTGCGGCTGCGGCCATCGCTGGCATACAGTGCGCCGTGGCCTTCGGTAAACACATCATCGATGTACTTTTTCACGGTCCAGGGTTCGCCCATCCACCAGCCTGGCATCTGGTAGATCACCACGTCACTGTCGAGATATTTCTGCACTTCTTCTGCCACGTTGTAATCGCTGTCAGCCACCGTCACCACAACGTTATGGCCGAGGTCACGCAACTGGCTGGCGGCGACGTCCGTCAGCGTGTGGTTCAGCTCGCCTTTTGAGTGGGCGAAGGTTTTACCGCCATCGATAATTAAAATATTGCTCATGGATGATTCGCTCCGTTATTCGTTAATGGCGCACACTCTACGCGCGCAGGCGAAGCAGAAAAATGCGTGATTGATCACAAGACTTTTGCTAATAAAGCAATAATGCGGCGCTTCATGAAACAATCCGCAGGCAAACCAACATCAACACAATTAAGAAGAATCCATGAAAACCGCGATACTGAGTGCATTACTTCTGGTGACAGGCACGGCTTCGGCGCAGTCTCACCTCGATGAAATTCGTAGCAGTAAAACCCTGAAAGTCTGTACCACCGGTGACTACAAACCCTATAGCTATCTGCGCAGCGACGGTCAGTATGAGGGGCTGGATATCAGCATGGCGCAGTCACTGGCGGCAAGCTTAGGGGCCAAAGTGCAGTGGGTGCCCACCACGTGGAAAACCATGAGCGACGATTTTGTCGCGAAGCAGTGCGATATCGCCCTCGGTGGGGTGTCCGTCACGCTGAAGCGCCAGCAGATTGCCTGGTTCGCCGAACCGTTGGGTGTGGATGGAAAAATCCCGCTGGTACGCTGCGATGACAAAGACAAATACCAGACCGTTGAGCAGATTAACCAACCCAGCGTCCGCGTGATTGAACCGGCTGGCGGCACCAATGAAGCCTTTGTGCACAGCCATTTGCCACACTCGACGCTGCAACTGGCCGACAACGTGGGCATTTTCCAGCAGCTGGTGGATAAAAAAGCCGATGTGATGATCACCGATGCGTCAGAAGCCCTGTTCCAGATGAAGCACTATCCGACGCTGTGCGCCATCAATCCGGACAAGCCCATGCAGTATGGTGAGAAGGCTTATATGATCCCGCGTGATGATATGAGCTGGAAGCTGTATGTCGATCAGTGGCTGCATCTCAGCACCGCGACCGGTGAATATGCGCAGATTGCGCAGCAGTGGTTGGGTGTGATCAAGTAAACAACGAGGTCGCCATAAATGGCGACCCTGCAAAAACCCTACTCGACCGTCGTAGGGTTGCCATTTATGGCGACCGAAAGCGCTAAACTGACGAGCACCAGGTCAGAAATCGCGACCATAAATGTAGGGTGCGCATTTATGCACACCAGGACATTTAACGATACAGCCCCGCTTTCCCCAAGCCACCAAACAGATTCATCTTGTAGCGAATCACCGCTTTAGCGGCAGCAATCGCGTCCGGGTAAATCACGTTGGGATCCCACCAGGTTTCGCGCGCCAGAATCTCACGCAGTTTGGCGAAGTAAGCGTATTTCATATCGCTGGAGATATTGATTTTACCCACGCCCAGCGTCACCGCTTCGGCAATCTCTGCATCCGGGTTGGCTGAACCGCCATGCAACACCAGTGGAATGGTCACACGCTGCGAAATATCTTTCAGGATATGCATCTGCAACTCTGGCTTCATGTCTTTCGGATAGATACCGTGCGCGGTACCGATGGCCACCGCCAGCGTATCGACGCCGGTGCGCTGCACAAAATCTTCTGCCTGCGCCGGTTCGGTGTAGATCACTTTACTTACGCCGCCCTCCACCGTGGTACCGGTATCGCCAATGGTGCCGAGTTCACCTTCCACCGAAACCCCCACCGAGTGCGCCAGTTTCACTACCTCTTTGGTCAGCGCCACGTTCTCTTCATAAGGCAGCAATGAGCCATCAATCATCACGGAGGTGAAGCCGCATTGGATTGCCCGCAGCACCTGGGCAATCGATGCGCCGTGGTCGAGGTGGATAGTGAAGGGCACGCGGCTTTTCAACGTGCGTTCACGCACATAGCCAAAGAATTCATCGGTGACAAACTCCAGCTCGCTTGGGTGAATCGAGATGATTGCCGGGGTGTTAGTGGCTTCGGCTTCTTCTACCACTGCGCGGATAAAGCAGCTGTCTGCCACGTTGAATGCGCCAATAGCAAAGCGATGTTCACGAGCAGGTGACAACATTTTTTTCATTGAAATCAACATGTTAATATTTCCTTAACGTGAATTTTACCAGAGCCGACGCGCGCGCCGACCCGATGATGGATATAGAAAAGTGGTATTTAAATTTTGATGCGTCTCACTGCGTTAATGACGTGCGCCTGTTTAACCGGTGCGCATATATGCGCACCCTACGGGCAGAGTCATTACCCTGCAGGGTCGCCATTTATGGCGACCAGACGCGCGTATTACGCCTTGCCAGCCGATCCCGACCAGCTCAAATACTCAATCACCACCTCGCGGCAGGCGGATTCCATTAGCCCGAGCAAATCGGCCAGCTCCGCGTGTGGATGCTGCTTGAGCGCCTGTTCAACGGCATTTTTACCGGCATCAAATACCGCCGCGCCCACGTTAATTTTGGCCACGCCATATTGACTGACACGGCGAATATCTTCGGCCGGCGTACCCGATCCGCCGTGCAGCGCCAAGGGGCGTGTGGAAACCGCATGCAGCTCCTGCAAACGCTGGAAATCGATCTTCGGCTTCACTCCGGCAGGATAAAGGCCATGCGCGGTGCCGACGGAAATTGCCAGCAAATCAATCTCGGTCTGCTCGATAAACGGCAGCACATCCGCAACCTGCGTCATCTTCACCGAGGCATCCGCCAGCTCGTAAGTGGGTGCATCCGCAATGTGGCCCAACTCACCTTCAACACAGACGCCCGCCGTGTGCGCCATCTTCACCACTGCCGCAGTCTGGCGAATGTTCTCAGCCAGCGGATCGGCAGAGGCATCGATCATCAGCCCGGTAAACCCGGCGCGAAACGCCTGGCCGATCAGCGGGAAGGCTTTGCCGTGATCCAGTGCCAGCGCCACCGGCACGGTTGCGGCACCGGCCAACGCCTGTACTAATGGCACGGCCACGGCGGGTGGAAAATGCGCACTGTGCCCCTGATACACATTGAGGATCAGCGGGGCGCGCTGCTGTTCTGCGGCTTGAATCGCCGCACGTGCGGTTTCAAGGTTAAAGCAGTTGATCGCCAGGACTGCGTACTGCTGTTTGGCGGCGGCCTGAATCAGGTCATTCATCATGGCAAACATGGTGGCTCCTTATTCCAGTGTGAATTTGATCTCTTCATCGCGGACGCCAGGGGCTTCCACGTCATCGAACTCTTCATCGGCCTGCGTCACCGGTTTTTTCATCAGCGACAGCATCACGCCACATACAGCCGTACCGATACCCAGTGCCAGACAGAACATCAGGGGTTTGGTGAACAGTGGCACCACGAACATCCCACCGTGCGGCACTGGCGCTTCTACGCCCCACACCATGATCAGGCCCCCGGCGATGGCAGAGGCCACCACACAGCTGGCGACCACGCGCAGCAGGTCACGTGCTGCAATCGGGATCACGCCTTCGGTAATCATGCAGATGCCCATCGGGAAGGCGGCCTTCAACGCCTCTTTTTCCGCTTTGGTGTACTTATGACGTGTCAGCAGATACGACAGCGTGATACCAAACGGTGGGATCATCGAGCCGACAAACTTCACCGCTTCCGGGCCGTAGATGCCATCAACCAACATGCCGTCGGCGAACAGCGACATGGTTTTATTGATGGGGCCGCCGAAGTCAAAGGTCGCCATCGCGCCCAATACCGCGCCCAGCACAAATTTTGATCCGCCCTGCATGGATTCCAGCAAGTGAATCAGCGCCTTCTGTAGCCAGACAATCGGCTGACCGATAAAGGTCATCATCAACAACCCGGCGATGATGGTGCTCAGCACCGGCAGCACCATAATCGGCATCAACCCCTGCATCGACTGCGGCAGCTTGATCGTGCGGCGCAGCAGCAGCACGGTGTAACCGACGAGGAAGCCGCCCAGCATACCGCCGATAAAACCCGTACCAATCTGGCCGCAAATAAAGCCGACAATTAAACCGGGTGCAAAGCCGGGTCGATCGGCAATTGAGTAGGCGATCGCCGCACTGATCAACGGCACGATCAGCCCCATGCCCCAGCCGCCGATCTGGTTCAACATCCAGGCGATAGTGCCAGGATGCTTACCAACATCCGGGCCGCCGATCACCTGGCCGAGCGCGATACAGATCCCGGCGGCGACGATCAGCGGGATCATCCACGAAATCCCGGTGAGCAAGTGGCCTTTGATCTCCTGGCCATACTGACGTTTGTTCTCGTTCATGGTGGATCTCCTCAGGCACGCGCCAGTGAATCCGCCACTTTTTCGAGGAATTTCACCGGTGACTTAATCACCACTTCGGTTTTCACTCGTACGATGGGTTTGCCCTGGAAGCGTTCTTCGCCTTTGATCTTCACGTCAATGGCGAGGATCACCACATCAGCGGCGTCAATATCTTCACGCGTCAGCGCCGTTTCAGTACCGATGGTGCCTTGGGTTTCGACGTGGATGGTGTGGCCCAGCGCGTGAGCCCCTTTAATCAGTTTTTCGCGCGCAATATAGGTATGCGCGATGCCTGCCGTGCAGGCCGCTACACAGACAATATTCATGTGTCACCTCAGAGAGTTGGGTGTTAACAGAGGTCGGTTTCGGCGTACTGACTAAACAGCCGGATGATATTGCTGGGGTCGTTTTCCACCAGCAATTGGGCTATCACCTCATCATCGGCCAGCGCGCTGGCCACCTGCGACAACAGGCGAATATGGGTGGTGTTCTGATCTTCCAGTCGCACAGCGAACAGGATGATGCAGCGCACCTGGCTGCCATCAAGCGTTTCCCACGGGATATCCTGTTGGGTACGACCAATGGCGAGCGTGGTGTGGAGAACCGCAGAAGATTTGCCGTGCGGAATGGCGACGTGGTTTTCAAAACCGGTCGACCCTTCGGCCTCACGCAGCCAGACGTCTTCAATAAAGGCTGCACGATCGGTGATGGCACCGTCCTGATACAACAAATCGGTGAGTTCATTAATCACCTCTTCTTTAGTGGTCGCGGTCAGCGCCAGATTAACGCGGCGTGGCGTGAGAATGCGGGAAATATCCATGGGTGCTACCTCATTCAATTAATGTTCAGCCAAGGCGCAGGGCGCGCCGTCCGGCAGCTGGCTGCCAATCATGGCGTCAGTCACTCGCCGAATATCGTCATCGTTAAAAAATGCACTGACATACACCGCCGGAATCGCGCCGGCGTCGAGATGAATCGTGGTAATCACTAAATCCACCGTTTGGTTCTGGCAAAACGCCGCGTGATTACTGGCAGAGACCACGCCGGCAATTTCCCAGTCTGGGAAGGCACGCAAAATACGGCTTTTCAGTAGATGAGAGGTCCCCACGCCGCTGGAGCACACCACCAGAATGCGTTTATGGGCAATTTGCCGCTCCAGCGCTGCCTGGAAATGTACGCAGAGGTAGCCGATTTCATCATCTGCCACGGGCGAAAGGGCATGCGTCCGGGCGGTTAATTGCATCGCCTGTTGGGTCAGGGAAAATATTCCCTTCATTTCCTGCTGAATATCCTCCAGCAGGGGATTACGAATGTGAATATGATATTTGAGTCGATTTAATAATGGCTTTATATGTACCAGCAGTCCGTCGAATAATAACCGGTCCTGTGCTAAATCTTGCTGAATAAAAGCGGAAAACCGATCAATTAATTCACAGGTTATTTTTACGGACTCTGCGGTGGAAAACTGATTATGCACCGGGGCATTATCCCCACGCTCTTCCACCACAATGCCGGATGAAACGATATATTGATAAATAAATCCGACTTCATCTTTAGGCAGCGCGCAGCACATCCGCTGCTCAATCTGCACCACCATCTGCTGCGCGATAATCAGGATGCGCTGGTCGAGATCCTGCGCGGTGGTTGAGGTAGCAAGGGCGAGCGCGTTGCCCTGCGCCATACGATGCATCATGATCAGAATATGCGTGCAGAGATTCAGGTACCAGGCATCGCCCAGTGGGTAACTCAGCTGCTGCTCCATCTGCTGTAGCAGCGCCTGCACAAAAGCCACATCCTCATCGCCAAAATAATGCACCAACGCTTGCTGGCTACCGGGATCGAGCCGGGGTAGCAGCGGCGTTCCGGCGACATTTTGCTGCATCACGTCATTAATCAGTGACACCATTGCCTGACGCAGCGTGTGTTCATCCCCTTCGATGTGCGTACCGCCAGGCCCGCGCTGCAGCGTTAGCCCCAAAGGTTGCAGCCACTCCTCGATCACTTTCAGATCATTCACGATCGAAGCGTGGCTGATAAAATAGCGCTCTGACAGCTTGCTGATGGAGGTGGCGCGTGGCGCATCGCTCAACAGCTGTGAGGCAATCTTCACTCTGCGGCTGTTTTGCCCCAGCGCATCGGCGCTGCTCTCATCGCCGTTTAACTGCTGCTCCAGCTGCAAGCGTTGCTGAATGTCATCAACCCGCAGACGTACGCCGCGTCCCGGCGTCTTTTCCAGCACCATTGACCATCCACTTAGCCAGCTCTCCAGCCACTGCAAATCGCGTTGAATGGTTTTCTCTGACACGCCAAGTTGTAAAGCTAACGCTTTGGTCGGCTGCGGTGCAGCGTGTTGCAACAGCATTTTGACTAAACGGTGTTGTCGCGAAGTCAGTATTTGCATTCGGTCACCCTTTATTTTGGCTAATCGTTTTTAAGATTATTTCCTCGATATATTTATTTGGTGCCAGAAATCAGGAGCGCAAAAATTTTTTTTGTTGAGTGTAAATTTAGAAAAGGATGGCGTAAGCAACAATACTAAATGTTGTCCATGGATGCGGACAGTATTAATACGCTTCTCATGTGAGATATTTAATTGCGATCCTGCTCACAATTTATTACGGATATTAATTGTGATGCTGCTCTCATTCCTTTTTATTTTTCTAACCAATGTCACGTTATTTAACCTCACAGGTTTCTCTTCTCCACCACTGGCTTCCCTGTGACTAACTCGCACGAATAAGGTACTATCCTCGCCAAATGACCGCCGGATGTCCCGCCGTTGCGGGCCACGAAGTGAGGATGCGAGCTTAATGAGCGAATTGACGCAGGATGGTGCAGAGCGTCTTGCCCTGCACAAGTTTACGGAAAACGCGTACCTGAATTACTCCATGTACGTGATCATGGACCGCGCACTGCCGTATATCGGTGATGGCCTCAAGCCAGTGCAGCGCCGTATCGTGTATGCGATGTCAGAGTTGGGCCTCAACGCGAGTGCCAAATTCAAGAAATCGGCGCGTACCGTGGGTGACGTATTAGGTAAATACCATCCGCACGGCGACAGCGCCTGCTATGAAGCGATGGTGTTGATGGCGCAGCCCTTCTCCTATCGTTATCCGCTGGTGGACGGGCAAGGCAACTGGGGCGCACCGGATGATCCCAAATCCTTCGCCGCGATGCGTTACACCGAATCGCGTCTGTCGAAATATGCGGAAGTCCTGCTGGGTGAACTGGGTCAGGGAACGGTCGATTACATTCCCAACTTTGATGGCACCATGCAGGAGCCGAAAATGTTGCCGGCGCGTCTGCCGAACATCCTGCTCAACGGCACCACCGGCATCGCGGTAGGCATGGCCACTGACATTCCTCCGCACAACCTGCGGGAAGTGGCGGAAGCCGCCGTGCGCCTGATTGATAAACCCAATACCACGCTTGATGAGCTGCTGGATATTGTGCAAGGCCCGGATTATCCGACAGAAGCGGAGATCATCACGCCACGCGACGAAATTCGTAAGATTTACCAGAACGGTCGCGGATCGATCCGCCAGCGTGCGGTGTGGAAAAAGGAAGATGGCGATGTGGTGATTACCGCACTGCCGCATCAGGTATCCGGTGCACGTGTGCTGGAGCAGATTGCTGCGCAGATGCGTAACAAAAAGCTGCCGATGGTAGAAGACCTGCGTGATGAATCCGATCACGAGAACCCAACGCGTCTGGTCATCGTGCCGCGTTCCAATCGTGTTGATCTTGAGCAGGTGATGAACCACTTGTTTGCCACCACCGATCTGGAAAAAAGCTATCGCGTTAACCTGAATATGATCGGGCTGGATAACCGTCCGGCGGTGAAAAACCTGCTGGAAATCCTGTCTGAGTGGCTGGTGTATCGTCGCGATACGGTGACGCGCCGCCTGAATTACCGCCTGGATCGCGTATTGCGTCGCCTGCATATTTTGGAAGGCTTGCTGGTCGCGTTCCTCAATATTGATGAAGTCATCCACATCATTCGTACTGAGGACGAGCCTAAACAGGTCTTGATGTCGCGCTTTGAGCTGACCGACACCCAAGCCGAATCGATCCTTGAATTAAAACTGCGTCATCTCGCCAAACTAGAAGAGATGAAAATTCGTGGTGAGCAAGCGGAACTGGAAAAAGAGCGTGATCAGCTGCAGGCGATTCTGGCGTCCGAACGCAAGATGAGTAACCTGCTGAAGAAAGAGTTGCTGGCTGACAGCCAAACCTATGGCGACGATCGTCGTTCGCCATTGCATGAGCGTGAAGAAGCCAAGGCATTGAGCGAAAACGAGCTGGTAAGCGCCGAGCCGGTGACCATCGTGCTGTCACAAATGGGCTGGGTGCGCAGCGCGAAAGGCCATGATATCGATGCAGCAGGCTTGAGCTACAAAGCCGGTGACAGCTACCTGGCCGCAGCACGCGGTAAGAGTAACCAGCCGGTGGCGTTTATCGACTCCACTGGACGCAGCTACACGCTGGATCCGACTTCATTGCCGTCCGCACGCGGGCAGGGCGAGCCGTTAACCGGTAAGCTCACGCCACCACCGGGCGCGGCATTTGAACAGGTGCTGATGGAGCCAGACGATCAAAAACTGCTGATGGCTTCGGATGCCGGTTACGGCTTTATCTGTACCTTCGCGGATTTGATTTCACGCAACCGTGCGGGTAAAGCGCTGCTGACGTTGCCAGATAACGCCAAAGTGATGACGCCAATGGCGGTGCATTCGGGCGATGACATGCTGCTGGCGATTACCCAGGCTGGCCGTATGTTGATGTTCCCGGTGGGCGATCTGCCAC
Protein-coding sequences here:
- the parC gene encoding DNA topoisomerase IV subunit A translates to MSELTQDGAERLALHKFTENAYLNYSMYVIMDRALPYIGDGLKPVQRRIVYAMSELGLNASAKFKKSARTVGDVLGKYHPHGDSACYEAMVLMAQPFSYRYPLVDGQGNWGAPDDPKSFAAMRYTESRLSKYAEVLLGELGQGTVDYIPNFDGTMQEPKMLPARLPNILLNGTTGIAVGMATDIPPHNLREVAEAAVRLIDKPNTTLDELLDIVQGPDYPTEAEIITPRDEIRKIYQNGRGSIRQRAVWKKEDGDVVITALPHQVSGARVLEQIAAQMRNKKLPMVEDLRDESDHENPTRLVIVPRSNRVDLEQVMNHLFATTDLEKSYRVNLNMIGLDNRPAVKNLLEILSEWLVYRRDTVTRRLNYRLDRVLRRLHILEGLLVAFLNIDEVIHIIRTEDEPKQVLMSRFELTDTQAESILELKLRHLAKLEEMKIRGEQAELEKERDQLQAILASERKMSNLLKKELLADSQTYGDDRRSPLHEREEAKALSENELVSAEPVTIVLSQMGWVRSAKGHDIDAAGLSYKAGDSYLAAARGKSNQPVAFIDSTGRSYTLDPTSLPSARGQGEPLTGKLTPPPGAAFEQVLMEPDDQKLLMASDAGYGFICTFADLISRNRAGKALLTLPDNAKVMTPMAVHSGDDMLLAITQAGRMLMFPVGDLPQMSKGKGNKIISIPSADAAAGLDKLQWLLILPPGSSITIHVGKRKLIMRDEDLQKVRADRGRRGSVSRGLQRIDSVEVNAPARPKSDASSEE